Below is a window of Yersinia kristensenii DNA.
GCATATGATGGCGCAACAATGTGATTTGGAAGTAGGTGATTTTGTCTGGACGGGGGGTGATACGCACTTATACAGCAACCATATTGATCAGACAAATCTGCAATTGAGCCGCGAACCGCGGGCATTACCGAAACTGATTATCAAACGTAAACCTGATTCATTGTTTGATTATCGTTTTGAAGATTTTGAAATCGAAGGGTATGACCCGCACCCTGGCATTAAAGCGCCGATCGCTATCTAATCTTTTACCGGAGCCATTTGGCTCCGGTTTCGGTTTATACCCGCCATTTTAGCCCGCAATCATCCTCCTAATAGCCCTTCTCTTCACTTTATCTACTAAGCCCATCGGCAATCAAATTGCGAGCCATGCCGCACACTTTTCTGCATTTATGTCGCCGTGAATAAAATTTTGCGCAGCTCTTCCAGCCTTGATAAGCAGCTACTGGATCTCAAATTTTCACAACGTAAACTTACGCCATGAAAACCAATCTACGGCTCAATATACTTCATGCATAAAAATAATATTCTTAAAAAACAAAATGGTATCAGTCTTATTGAACTGCTGTTGGTCATTGCCTTAGCCGGTGTTATGGCTGTATGGGGGGCACAAAATTGGCACCATTATCGGCAACGGGAGAGGCTCGCGGACAGTGCTCGCCAGTTACTTGCCTTTCTAACTCATTTGCAGGCCAAAACGAATCGCAGTAACAACACGGCATTGTTATGGATACAGCAAGAAGAACAGGGGTGTTTAGGCAGTGGTGATAAGCCTGCCACACCCTGTTCCTCATTAGATGGTTCAGTGTTTATTCCACCTTATCCTGATGTTTCTATTGCGATTTCTCTGCAAAAAGAAATGGGTTTCTTTGGTGTAAGGAATACCGCACAAGCAGGAAATATAATGCTCAGTAGTCCGGCTGGGCGTATTCGGCTCATTATCTCCAGTCGCGGGCGAATGAGGCTATGTAGCGATGAGCAATCAATAGCGGGTATTCATTTATGTTAGTAACGATAAAAAAACCAGAGGCCGCCGTATCAGGTTACTTTTTACATAAATGTATGACGGGTTTTACCCTACCCGAAATGATGCTGGCGCTGAGTGTGGGTAGCTTGATTATTATGGCGGCCACTCAGACTTTCCCTCGGTTACACAAGCAAATAGCAAGGTTACAGCAACACTATCATCTGGAGTTAGCGCTGAGCCAAACTATGGCTGCATTGGAAAAAGACCTACGGCGGGCTGGATTTTGTCACGGTGAGTGTCAGGGCAACGCGATGACTACACAGCATTATCCAGGGGAAGTGACAAACTCTTGCTTGATTGTTGCTTATGACCTCAACCGCAATGGTCGGTGGGAAGGGGCGAAACATCAGGAATCTGAATATTTTGGTTATCGGCTACGCAATAAAGCATTAGAAGGTCAGCGCGGTGAGCTGAATTGTTCTGGCAGTGGTTGGGAAAAACTGTTTGATCCACAAAGTATCACCATAACGCACTTTTCTGTTACCCCATTACCGCAGCAAACTTCGGGTCAGGTTTATAGCGTGCAACTGGCGGGGCAAAGTACCGGTAACCCAGCCATACATAGTCAGCTGAGTTATACCATCCGTGGGAATAATTTATGAGCTGTGATCATCAACGGGGGACAAGTACCCTGGCTGCTGTTGCTACTCTTTTTTCTCTCGGTTTATTTTTGTTATCAGCTTTACACCGAAAATTGGATAATATTCAGCATATTACCGCCGAGGAACAACACCATTTACGGGCCTTTAATCAGGCAACATCATCATTGAATTGGGGGGTGGGGCAGAAGTGGTCATTCAGTATGCCGTGGCAAGCCGGTTCAACATGGCATTGCAATGAGCACCTGCAATATGGCTTAAAAGCCTGTCTTAAACCTGCCTCGCTGGCCGGTTTTTTTATCCTCAGGGGAGAGAGCCAATCTTTCGGAACACAGCCGCCTTTGATGCTTTATCAACGCGTCCAACTGCATTCTACTCAGGGAGTTAGAGGAGAGCATCGGTTGGTTAAAGTTGCTCATGGTTGGTCAGATTTTTGCCCGGATAAGGATGCACAATTTTGTATTTAGTCAGATATAGCTGCAAGTCACAGTATACCAGAGAGGGAGGGAATTCTCATTTTCAACAGGGGTTTAGCCTACCAGAGGTCTTAATCGCGGCACTTTTTTTCTCTGTCTCGCTGCTGGGATTACTGCAATACCATCAGGCACTTTTGCAGGGTTTTTCCTCTTTATGGCAGCAACGTCAGGCGTGGTCTTTGCTTAATCAACATATTGAAAGCAGCAGCGGCGAATCAGCGAAAGCATTTCCTGCAGGAATGAAACCTAATTGGCGATATAACCAGTTTATAAATCGAATCGATGGGGAGTGTACGGAGTTTACATTCATCCTGAAAATGCACTCTAAGCAGCAAGCAGAGTTAAGTCGGTGGTTTTGTATTGCGAGTGAAGGCAGCTAACCGCAGCTATAAATATGATAATGAAGATAACCTATTGCACTCACTCATTATCAAGTTAGAGTATTAAACTTCAGGATTTATCCACAAGTGGTAGTCAGTTGGTTTAATCATTTATGGATATTCTCTATATAGAGCTTTAAGGGAGCCATCATGTTCACGGTTTATCATTCTAATCAATTGGATTTACTCAAAGCGCTAACGACTGCGCTGATAGAACGAGAACCGTTGGATAACCCTTTCCAGCAAGAAGTGGTGCTGGTTCAGAGCCCAGGGATGGCCCAATGGCTGCAAATGCAACTGGCTCAACAGTTTAGTATTGCAGCCAATATTGAGTTTCCACTTCCCGCGACTTTTATTTGGGATATGTTTACCCGCGTGTTGCCCGGCATCCCGAAAGAAAGCGCATTTAGCAAAGATGCCATGACATGGAAACTCATGTGGTTATTGCCTGAATTACTGGAAAATCCGGTATTTTCTGCGATGAAACGCTATTTAAGTGACGATAGCGATAAACGTAAAATTCACCAACTGGCGGCACGCGTCGCTGACCTTTTTGACCAATATCTGGTGTATCGCCCTGAATGGCTTGAAAGTTGGGAGCGTGGCCAACTGATTGATAATCTGGACGATGCCCAGCAATGGCAAGCTTTGCTCTGGGTTGAACTAACGCGCTATACCCGTCAGTTAGCACAACCGGAATGGCACCGCGCTAATCTCTATCAGCGTTTTATCCGAACTTTACTCGAATCCGATGTTTGCCCCGCAGGGCTGCCCAAACGAGTATTCATTTGCGGTATATCTGCATTGCCCCCAATTTATTTACAAGCCTTGCAAGCGCTGGGTAAACACATTGATATTCACCTAATGTTTACTAACCCATGCCGTTATTTCTGGGGTGATATTCAGGATTATGCTTTTTTGGCAAAATTGCAAAGTCGCAAACGCAGGCATTATCGTGAGCCGGCTGAAAGTGGAACTATGGACGTAAAACTCTTTCGTCACCCTGAACAGGCCGATCAGCTATTTAATGATGATGGTGAGCAAGATCTGAGTAACCCGCTGTTAGCCTCATGGGGGCGGCTTGGTCGTGACCATATGTATTTATTATCTCAGGTTGATGAGATTCAAGAGGTTCATGCTTTTGTTGATATTGAGCCGGATAATCTCTTACATGGCGTTCAGCATGACATGCTGGAGCTGGAAGACCACGCTATTATTGGCGTCACTCCAGAAACCTTAGCCCACAGCCACCAAAAACGTGTTTTGGAACTCTCGGACCGCTCCTTGAGCCTGCATGTGTGCCACAGTCCGCAACGCGAAGTAGAAGTTTTACAAGATAATTTACTGAAATTATTGGAGGATTCTCCAGATTTGACCCCACGCGATATCATTGTGATGGTCGCGGATATTGACAGTTACACCCCCTATATTCAGGCCACATTTGGTAATGCTACCGGGGAGCGTTATTTACCCTTTGCTATTTCCGATCGCAAGGCCAGTCAGGCTCATCCCGCACTTCAGGCTTTTATTACTCTGCTTGATTTGCCCCAGAGTCGTTTTACTTCTGAGCAGGTATTAGCCCTGCTGGAAGTGCCCGCTTTAGCCAATAAATTTGGTATTAATGAGGATGGATTGCGCCGTTTGCGGCAATGGGTTGGCGAGTCCGGTATCCGTTGGGGATTAGATGATGACAATGTGCGCGAATTATCTCTGCCCGCAACCGGCCAGCATACCTGGCATTTTGGCATAACCCGTATGTTACTTGGCTATGCCATGGATAGCAGTGCCGGTGATTGGCAAGGGGTGCTACCCTATGATGAATCCAGTGGTTTGGCGGCAGAGCTCGCGGGGCAACTAGCGGATATGCTGATGCAATTAAGTCAGTGGCGGCAGCAGTTAAGTGAATCCCGCGCGCTCAGTGAGTGGCTGCCGTTATGTCGTCAATTATTGGATACCTTCTTTGAACCCGATAATGATACGGAAGCGGTGCTGGTACTGATTGAACAGCAATGGCAGAAGGTTATCAGCTATGGTATTGCTGCCCAATATCCGGATATCGTGCCACTGAATCTGCTACGGGATGAACTGGCTTCGCGCTTGGATAATGAGCGCATTAGCCAGCGTTTTCTCGCCGGGCCCATCAATTTCTGTACATTGATGCCTATGCGTTCTATCCCGTTTAAAGTGGTGTGCTTATTGGGGATGAATGACGGTGTTTACCCACGAACTCTGCCGCCGTTGGGCTTTGATTTAATGGCTAAACAGGTTCGCCGTGGTGACCGCAGCCGACGTGACGATGATCGCTATCTGTTCCTGGAGGCATTACTCTCTGCCCAGCAACAGCTTTATATCAGCTATATCGGGCGCTCAATTCAAGACAATAGTAAACGCTATCCCTCGGTATTGGTTAGTGAGTTGATTGAATACATTTCGCAAAGTTATCGCTTGCCTGGTGATGAAGACCTCAGTGCTGATGACAGCGCCAAACGAGTTATTCAACATTTGCTCTGCTGGCATCCACGCATGCCGTTCGCAGCAGAAAATTTCATCCAAAACAGTGAGCTACAGAGTTATGCGGCTGAATGGTTGCCCTCTGCTGAATCCAAGGGATTGGCACACCCAGAATTTAATCAACCTTTGCCACCTGAACCCTTGCCTGAAATCACTCTTGATGAATTAATCCGTTTCTATCGCCACCCTGTGAGAGCATTTTTCCAACTCCGCTTGGGGGTGAATTTCGTTATTGAAGAGACGGAGTTACCGGATGAAGAACCTTTTATCTTAGATAACCTCAACCGCTATCAGTTTAATACTCAACTGCTGAATGCACTGATTGAAGAAAGTGATATTAATACTGTATTTAGCCGTGCCCGTGCGGCGGGTAACCTTCCTTATGGTTCTTTCGGCGAGCTTTATTGGGAAAGCCAGAAAGAAGAAATGGTGCCATTAGCTGAGCAAATTCGCGCTGAACGTAAAGAGAGTTACAGCATTGAGCTGAATGTTGAATTTGGAAATACCACTCTGACCGGATGGATTCATCAAATTCAGGAGGACGGTTTAATTCGTTGGCGACCCGCGGCATTAACTGCGGTCGATGGGCTTTTGTTGTGGGTTGAGCATCTGGTGTATTGCGTGGCCGGTGGAGAGGGTGAAAGCCGAATGTATGGCCGTAAAGGAACAGCATGGCGTTATGCCCCACTGGATTGTGACGAAGCACGGAAATATTTACAGCAGCTAATCAGTGGCTATCAGCAAGGTATGTGCGAACCTTTACTGCTGTTGAGTAAAAGTGGCTGGGCTTGGTTGAGTCAGTGTTTTGATCGTGAGTCTGGTCAAATTTTGTGGGATGAAGAAACACAAACTAAAGCTCGAATGAAGCTTTTACAGGTTTGGCAAGGTGATCAACGGATTGCTGGGGAAGGTGAGGATAACTATATACAAAGGGTATTCCGCCTGATGGATAACCAACATCTCGACACGATATTACACGAAACTGAACGTTATTTATTACCCATAGCCCGCCATAATAAGGCGTGATAATTGCGCATGACTAAACCAGATTTTCATACATATTAAATACAAGAAGCCGGATATACGCGTTAGCGGCAATCTTTAAGGGGTTAGAGGGAGAGACGGAATGCATAAACAGTTTGCTCGCATCATTGGTATATTTTTCTTATTAGGTTTGCTGGCTCCACTGAGTTGGGCTGACATTCCTGCATGGCAACCACTGGCAGAAGCTATTCACAAAAGTGAACACGACTTACGCAAATATCAGGCGATAAAATTGCCTAATGGTATGACTGTGTTGTTGGTTTCTGATGAGCAAGCACCTAAATCCTTAGCTGCCTTGGCATTACCTGTTGGCTCCCTGGAAGATCCTAATAATCAATTGGGATTAGCTCATTATTTAGAACATATGTTACTGATGGGCTCTAAGCGCTTCCCTGAGCCCGGCAGTTTCTCTGAATTCTTGAAAAAACATGGCGGTAGCCATAACGCGAGCACGGCTTCTTATCGAACCGCTTATTATCTTGAAATTGAAAATGATGCATTGGCCCCGGCGGTTGACCGTTTAGCTGATGCAATTGCTGAGCCGCTGTTAGACCCAATTAATGCCGACCGTGAACGTAATGCGGTAAATGCAGAATTGACGATGGCCCGCTCTCGCGATGGTATGCGTATGGCGCAAGTGAATGCGGAAACCTTAAACCCGGCTCATCCAAGTGCGCGTTTTTCCGGCGGGAATCTGGAGACACTTAAAGATAAACCTGATGGTAAATTACATGATGAGCTGCTGAGTTTCTATCACCATTATTACTCAGCTAACCTGATGGTAGGTGTGCTGTATAGCAATCAGTCCTTGGAACAATTGGCGCAATTAGCTGCCGATACCTTTGGCCGAATCCCTAATCGGGATGCAAAAGTACCACCGATTACAGTACCTGCGGTCACACCGGATCAAACCGGCATTATTATTCATTATGTTCCCGCCCAACCTCGCAAACAACTAAAAGTAGAATTCCGTATTGAGAATAACAGTGCAGAATTCCGCAGTAAAACAGATACTTATATCAGCTATTTAATAGGTAACCGTAGCAAAGATACCCTGTCTGACTGGTTGCAAAAACAAGGGTTGGCAGATGCCATTAATGCCGGGGCTGACCCGATGGTGGATAGGAATGGCGGTGTATTCTCCATTTCGGTATCACTCACGGATAAAGGTTTGGCCAATCGTGATGTCGTGGTCGCCGCCATTTTTGACTACATCAATATGTTGCACAAAGATGGCATCAAAAAGAGTTATTTTGATGAAATTGCCGATGTATTAAATCTGGATTTCCGCTATCCCTCAATCACACGGGATATGGACTACATTGAGTGGCTGGTGGATATGATGTTGCGGGTACCTGTCGCACATGTACTTGATGCCCCTTATCTGGCTGATCACTATGATCCGAAAGCCATCGCTGCGCGATTGGCTGAAATGACACCGGAAAATGCGCGTATTTGGTTTGTCAGCCCAGAAGAACCCCACAATAAGGTGGCCTATTTTGTTGATGCCCCTTATCAGGTCAATAAAATCAGCCCGCAAGAGATACAAGAATGGCAAAAACTGGGGAAAGACATCACGCTGAGTTTACCGGCACTTAACCCCTATATTCCGGACAATTTCTCCTTAATCAAAGCTGATAAAAATATCACCCGACCACAGCAAGTGGCACAACAACCGGGGTTGCGGGTGTTCTATATGCCAAGCCAGTATTTTGCTGACGAACCTAAAGCTGATATTTCGGTTGCTTTCCGTAACCCACATGCATTGGATACTGCCCGTCATCAGGTTCTTTTTGCTTTGACTGATTATCTGGCTGGGTTGTCACTCGATGAGTTGAGTTATCAGGCCTCAATTGGTGGGATTAGCTTCTCTACTGCACCGAATAACGGTTTGTATGTCAGTGCGAATGGCTTCACACAGCGGATGCCGCAGTTACTGACTTCTTTGGTGGAGGGTTACGCCAGTTTCACTCCGACAAAAGATCAATTGGCACAGGCCAAGTCTTGGTATCGTGAACAACTGGAAGTTGCCGAGAAAGGCAAAGCTTATGAGTTGGCAATTCAGCCGGCCAAGTTACTGTCTCATGTTCCCTACTCAGAACGTAGCGAGCGGCGTAAATTGCTAGACACCATCAGTGTGCAAGATGTCGTAACCTATCGTGATGACTTACTCAAACAGTCTGCGGTAGAAGTATTAGCAGTGGGTAATATGACTGCCGGGCAAGTAACATCTCTGGCCGAGTCATTGAAAAAACAGCTCAATTGGACTGGAACAACTTGGTGGACTGGCGAGGATGTCATTGTTGATAAAACTCAGCTTGCCAACATGGAACGGCTTGGCAGTAGCTCAGATGCGGCGCTGGCTGCCGTCTATGTGCCGACTGGCTATACAGAAATTGAGGGCATGGCGCGTAGCGCATTGCTGGGGCAAATTGTTCAGCCGTGGTTCTATGACCAACTACGCACAGCAGAGCAACTCGGCTACGCGGTCTTTGCCTTCCCAATGTCAGTTGGGCGTCAATGGGGCTTAGGTTTCTTACTGCAAAGTAATAGCAAACAACCTGATTATCTTTATCAGCGCTACCTTGCGTTCTATCCACAAGCTGAGAAGCGGTTGCGTGAAATGAAACCGGCTGATTTTGAACAATATAAACAGGCACTCATTAACCAATTACTGCAACGTCCACAAACGCTGGATGAAGAAGCCAGCCGTTACAATAATGATTTCAATCGCAATAATTTTGCGTTTGATAGCCGCGAGAAAATGATTACTCAGGTGAAGCCGCTGACGAACACTGCATTGGCAGATTTCTTCCAGCAAGCTGTTATTAAACCACAAGGTTTGGCGCTACTTTCTCAGGTCAAAGGCCAAGGGCAAACTGAGGGTGGGTATGCGGTGCTTAAAGGATGGACGACTTACCCAACAATTTCAGCCTTGCAAGCAACCTTGCCGCAGAAGGTATTGGCTCCATGACATCAATGACTCCCCAGCGCCTGGAGCCGCTAACGCTGCCCTTGTATGGCGAGAGGCTAATTGAAGCCTCCGCCGGTACCGGTAAGACTTTTACCATCGGGGTTCTTTATCTTAGATTGCTGCTTGGCTTAGGCGGGGAGGCGGCGTTTCGTCGCCCTCTCATGGTTGAGGAAATCCTGGTGGTGACCTTTACTGAGGCGGCAACTGAGGAACTGAGAGGGCGAATTCGTGACAATATTCATGAGTTGCGTATTGCCTGCGTACGGGGAGTCAGCGATGACCCGATGCATAAGGATTTACTGGCGGAAATCACTGATCTGAATAAAGCAGCCGCAGACCTTTTGGCGGCTGAGCGGCAGATGGATGAAGCGGCAATTTATACTATTCACGGTTTTTGTCAGCGCATGTTGGCTAACAATGCCTTTGAATCTGGCATCTTATTTGAACAAACTTTGGTGCAGGATGAACAGCCATTACGCAGGCAAGCTTGCGCCGATTTCTGGCGGCGTCATTGCTACCCGCTCCCTCTGGCTCTCGCCAGGGCAGTGAGTCAGGAGTGGAGTGGGCCGGAGGCATTACTGAAAGACCTTTCTGCTTACTTGCAAGGTGAAACGCCAAAATTTCGGCAAGCTCCCGGCGATGATGAAACAATACTCAGTCGGCATCAGCAGATAGTGATGCAAATTGATGCGGTCAAAGCGCAATGGCGAGCAGCGGCTCCTGAGTTAGAGGCGCTGATTAGCGGGTCGGGAGTGGATAAACGCAGCTACAGTGCGCGATATTTACCTAACTGGCTGGAAAAAGTCGGTGTATGGGCGGAGCAAGAAACCGGCGATTATCAGTTACCCAAAGAGCTAGAAAAATTTCGTCAGTCAGTATTATTTGAAAAAACCAAAAAGGGGGAAGCCCCCCAACACGATATATTCAATGCTATAGACCGAATATTTGAACAACCTCTGACACTCAGAGATCTGATTTTAGCCAGAGCTATCAGTGAAATACGAGCCTCTGTACAGCAAGAAAAACGGCAGCGAGCAGAATTAGGTTTTGATGATCTGCTCAGTAAATTGGATGCTGCATTGCAGCAACCGGGCGGGGAATTGTTAGCTCAATCTATTCGCATTCGTTATCCCGTCGCAATGATTGATGAGTTTCAAGATACCGACCCGCAGCAATACCGTATTTTCCACACACTTTATGGTGGGCAAGGAGAGTGTGGTTTATTGCTGATCGGGGATCCTAAACAAGCTATTTACGCTTTCCGTGGTGCTGACATTTTTACTTATATTCGGGCCCGCTCGGAAGTAAGTGCACACTACACACTAGAGACTAACTGGCGCTCATCCTTCCCGATGGTGCAATCAGTCAATCGACTTTTTAGTTTGGTCGACATTCCTTTTTTGTTTAAACAAATCCCCTTTATAAATGTGGTACCTGCGCAAAAAAATAAGCAGTTATCATTTGAAATAAAAGGAAAAAAACAGCCAGCAATGTCTTTCTGGTTGCAGCCGGGCGAGGGTGTCGGGGTTAGTGAGTACCAACAATTAATGGCGCGACAGTGTGCAGCCCAAATCCGTGACTGGCTCACCTCGGGTCAGCAGGGATTGGCTCAATTAGTGACGGCCACAAGCTCAAGGCCGGTTCAGGCATCAGATATCACTATATTAGTGCGCAGCCGGGCAGAGGCGGCATTAGTGCGCGATGCCCTGAGTGCATTGGCTATCCCATCTGTTTATTTATCTAATCGTGATAGCGTATTTGATACCGCAGAAGCCAAAGATTTGCTGTGGTTATTGCAGGCTGTTCTGGCTCCTGAACAGGAACGGGCATTACGCAGTGCCATGGCGACTGGTATGCTCGGGCTGGATGCACAAATGCTGGATGAATTGAATCACGATGAGCGAGCTTGGGATGCTTTGGTTGATGAGTTCGATGGCTACCGTCAACATTGGCAGCGCCGTGGTGTGCTCCCGATGCTGCGAGAGGTTATGGCTCATCGGCATTTGGCTGAAAACTTGTTAGCAACACAGGGCGGTGAACGGCGGCTGACAGATTTGCTGCATCTGGGCGAATTATTACAAGAAGCCGCATCGCAGCTTGATAGTGAGCACGCACTAATCCGTTGGTTGGCACAGCAAATAGCCCAGCCGAATCATCAGTCTGATAACCAACAATTACGTTTGGAAAGTGACCGCCATTTGGTGCAAGTGATTACTATCCATAAATCGAAAGGGCTGGAATACCCGCTGGTGTGGTTACCTTTTGTGGGCAATTTCCGCCAACAGCAGGATGTTCTTTACCATGATCGTCATAGCTTTGAAGCATTACTTGACCTGAACGCCGACGAAGAGAGTCAAGCTTTGGCGGAGGAAGAGCGTCTGGCAGAAGACTTACGGCTATTATATGTTGCCCTCACCCGAGCGGTTTATCATTGCAGTATAGGTATTGCCCCACTGATTAAAGGTGGGCGAAAAAAACAGGGTGAAAGTGACATGCACCTCAGCGCGCTAGGTTATCTGGTGCAACAAGGACAGTCGGGAGATGCACGGTATCTTGCTGATAAACTCGCAGAGTTAGCAACCCTGGCTGGTGGAGATATTTCTGTTTCGCCAGCCGGACAACTGGACGAAACGCCTTGGCATCCCCAGTCGGAAGCGTTGCCAGCCCTTGCCGCTCGCCAGTTTAGCCGTCAAATACACGATTTTTGGCGGGTCACCAGCTATTCAGGTTTACAACAGCATGGTTCGAGTAAAAGTGGAGTATCACAGGCGCTGAATGTGCCATTACAGGAATTATTACCGCGGCTGGATACAGATGCCGTTGGCGAGCAAGCATTAATAACAGAGCCGCAATTAACCCCTCATACCTTCCCTCGCGGTGCGGCACCAGGGACTTTCCTGCATGATCTGCTGGAACCTTTGGATTTCAGTCAGCCGATCGAACAAGACTGGCTGACTGAACAGTTACAGCAACAAGGTTTTGGCGAACAATGGTCACCTATGTTGTATCAATGGCTAAATGACATTGTACAAACCCCTCTGAATGAAACTGGGGTGACATTGGCGGAATTGACACCACAGAGTAAGCAGGCTGAATTG
It encodes the following:
- the recB gene encoding exodeoxyribonuclease V subunit beta, whose translation is MTSMTPQRLEPLTLPLYGERLIEASAGTGKTFTIGVLYLRLLLGLGGEAAFRRPLMVEEILVVTFTEAATEELRGRIRDNIHELRIACVRGVSDDPMHKDLLAEITDLNKAAADLLAAERQMDEAAIYTIHGFCQRMLANNAFESGILFEQTLVQDEQPLRRQACADFWRRHCYPLPLALARAVSQEWSGPEALLKDLSAYLQGETPKFRQAPGDDETILSRHQQIVMQIDAVKAQWRAAAPELEALISGSGVDKRSYSARYLPNWLEKVGVWAEQETGDYQLPKELEKFRQSVLFEKTKKGEAPQHDIFNAIDRIFEQPLTLRDLILARAISEIRASVQQEKRQRAELGFDDLLSKLDAALQQPGGELLAQSIRIRYPVAMIDEFQDTDPQQYRIFHTLYGGQGECGLLLIGDPKQAIYAFRGADIFTYIRARSEVSAHYTLETNWRSSFPMVQSVNRLFSLVDIPFLFKQIPFINVVPAQKNKQLSFEIKGKKQPAMSFWLQPGEGVGVSEYQQLMARQCAAQIRDWLTSGQQGLAQLVTATSSRPVQASDITILVRSRAEAALVRDALSALAIPSVYLSNRDSVFDTAEAKDLLWLLQAVLAPEQERALRSAMATGMLGLDAQMLDELNHDERAWDALVDEFDGYRQHWQRRGVLPMLREVMAHRHLAENLLATQGGERRLTDLLHLGELLQEAASQLDSEHALIRWLAQQIAQPNHQSDNQQLRLESDRHLVQVITIHKSKGLEYPLVWLPFVGNFRQQQDVLYHDRHSFEALLDLNADEESQALAEEERLAEDLRLLYVALTRAVYHCSIGIAPLIKGGRKKQGESDMHLSALGYLVQQGQSGDARYLADKLAELATLAGGDISVSPAGQLDETPWHPQSEALPALAARQFSRQIHDFWRVTSYSGLQQHGSSKSGVSQALNVPLQELLPRLDTDAVGEQALITEPQLTPHTFPRGAAPGTFLHDLLEPLDFSQPIEQDWLTEQLQQQGFGEQWSPMLYQWLNDIVQTPLNETGVTLAELTPQSKQAELQFYLPIDALLQARELDTLIKRYDPLSRQCPALDFQQVRGMLKGFIDLVFCWQGKYYLLDYKSNWLGEDSSAYTNEAMVQAMAEHRYDLQYQLYTLALHRYLRHRLEDYDYQRDFGGVIYLFLRGIDSQHPGNGIFSCRPDWELIERMDCLFSGREVERHIGDKSGIATTGEGTSI